In Halopseudomonas xinjiangensis, a single genomic region encodes these proteins:
- a CDS encoding efflux RND transporter permease subunit, protein MSRFFIDRPVFAWVIALVIMLVGGLSLLKLPVNQYPSIAPPAIGISVNYPGASAQTVQDTVVQVIEQQLNGIDGLRYVTSESNADGSMSITVTFNQGVDPDIAQVQVQNKLQLATPLLPQEVQQQGIRVTKAVRNFLMVIGVVSTDGSMNRDDLADYIVSNIQDPLSRTSGVGDFQVFGAPYAMRVWLDPAKLNDFQLTPVDVSDAIRAQNVQISSGQLGGLPALPGQQLSATINGKTRLQTPEQFSAILLKVNPDGSQVRLGDVAQVELGAQSASISAQYNGMPASGIAVKLATGANALKTAEAVKETISRLEPFFPAGMEVVYPYETAPVVSASIEGVVHTLLEAVVLVFLVMYLFLQNFRATLIPTLAVPVVLLGTFGVLAAFGFTINILTMFAMVLAIGLLVDDAIVVVENVERVMVEEGLSPLEATRKSMGQIQGALVGIGLVLSAVFVPMAFFGGSTGVIYKQFAITIASAMALSVLVALVFTPALCATILKPIAKGDHHEKRGFFGWFNRTFNRGVSRYESGVAGMLKRKTPFVLLYLVIVAVMVVLFTRIPSAFLPGEDQGVLFAQVQTPAGSTAERTQRVVDAMRVYLLEEEGDVVNSVFTVTGFNFAGRGQNSGMAFIGLKPWDERPDPEQSVFALAERAQGYFDTLRDARVMAFAPPAVMELGNASGFNLYLQDNAGIGHDALMAARNQFLGMAAQHPALTAVRPNGLDDEPQYQLLIDDERARVLGVSLSDVNQTQSIAWGSAYVNDFIDRGRVKRVYLQGAASARMNPEDLDKWFVRNDQGEMVPMTAFASGEWVYGSPKLSRFNGLPSMEIMGEPAPGFSTGDAMAAVEELAAQLPPGVGVAWTGLSFEERLSGDQAPMLYALSLLVVFLCLAALYESWSIPLVVMLVVPLGVIGALLATLGRGLSNDVFFQVGLLTTVGLTAKNAILIVEFAKDLHEQGMSLFDAAVQACRMRLRPIVMTSLAFTLGVVPLALASGAGAGSSHAIGTGVIGGMITATVLAIFWVPLFFVMVSSVFGSKKKKAAAILPAEPMEGAL, encoded by the coding sequence ATGTCACGATTCTTCATTGACCGACCGGTATTCGCCTGGGTTATCGCCCTGGTGATCATGCTCGTAGGCGGCCTTTCGCTGCTCAAGCTTCCGGTCAACCAGTATCCCAGCATCGCGCCCCCGGCTATCGGCATTTCGGTCAATTACCCTGGCGCTTCGGCGCAGACGGTGCAGGACACGGTCGTGCAGGTGATCGAGCAGCAACTCAACGGTATCGACGGCTTGCGCTACGTCACCTCGGAGAGCAACGCTGACGGCAGCATGAGCATCACCGTGACCTTCAACCAGGGGGTCGATCCGGATATCGCCCAAGTTCAGGTGCAGAACAAGTTGCAGCTGGCTACGCCGTTGTTACCGCAGGAGGTCCAGCAGCAGGGTATCCGGGTGACCAAGGCCGTGCGCAACTTCCTGATGGTGATCGGTGTGGTATCGACCGACGGCAGTATGAACCGGGACGACCTCGCCGACTACATCGTATCCAACATCCAAGACCCGCTCTCGCGAACCAGTGGGGTGGGCGATTTCCAGGTATTCGGCGCTCCCTATGCGATGCGTGTCTGGCTGGACCCAGCTAAGCTGAACGACTTTCAGCTCACCCCGGTTGATGTCAGTGATGCTATCCGGGCGCAGAACGTGCAGATTTCGTCCGGCCAGCTTGGGGGGCTGCCGGCGCTGCCGGGCCAGCAGCTCAGCGCGACGATCAATGGGAAGACACGGCTGCAGACCCCGGAGCAGTTCAGCGCCATCCTGCTGAAAGTCAATCCTGATGGCTCGCAGGTGCGTCTCGGGGACGTCGCGCAGGTCGAGCTGGGCGCTCAGTCGGCGAGTATCTCCGCGCAGTACAACGGCATGCCGGCTTCCGGTATCGCAGTGAAGCTGGCCACAGGAGCCAATGCGCTGAAGACCGCCGAGGCCGTCAAGGAGACCATTTCCCGTCTCGAGCCCTTCTTTCCGGCGGGCATGGAGGTGGTTTATCCCTACGAGACAGCCCCGGTGGTCTCGGCCTCGATCGAGGGTGTAGTGCACACACTGCTGGAGGCAGTGGTGCTGGTGTTCCTGGTGATGTATCTGTTCCTGCAGAACTTCCGCGCTACGCTTATCCCGACCTTGGCGGTGCCGGTCGTGCTGCTCGGCACCTTTGGTGTGCTGGCCGCCTTTGGCTTCACCATCAATATCCTGACCATGTTCGCCATGGTGCTGGCGATCGGCTTGCTGGTCGACGACGCCATCGTCGTGGTGGAGAACGTCGAGCGGGTAATGGTCGAAGAAGGCCTGTCACCACTCGAGGCGACCCGCAAGTCGATGGGACAGATCCAGGGAGCGCTCGTCGGGATCGGCTTGGTCCTCTCCGCCGTGTTCGTTCCGATGGCCTTCTTTGGCGGCTCGACCGGGGTCATCTACAAGCAGTTTGCGATCACCATCGCCTCGGCCATGGCCCTGTCGGTGCTCGTTGCTCTGGTGTTCACGCCCGCGCTGTGCGCGACCATTCTCAAGCCGATCGCCAAGGGTGATCATCACGAAAAGCGTGGTTTTTTCGGCTGGTTCAACCGTACGTTCAATCGTGGTGTGTCGCGTTACGAAAGCGGCGTGGCAGGCATGCTCAAGCGCAAGACGCCGTTCGTGTTGCTGTATCTGGTTATCGTCGCGGTCATGGTCGTGCTGTTCACGCGCATTCCTTCGGCGTTCCTGCCGGGCGAGGACCAGGGCGTGCTGTTCGCGCAGGTGCAGACACCGGCTGGTTCGACTGCGGAGCGCACGCAGCGAGTGGTCGATGCGATGCGCGTCTATCTGCTTGAAGAAGAAGGGGACGTGGTCAATTCGGTATTTACCGTTACCGGCTTCAACTTCGCCGGTCGGGGACAGAATTCCGGTATGGCCTTCATCGGCCTCAAGCCGTGGGACGAGCGTCCGGACCCGGAGCAGAGCGTGTTTGCGCTCGCTGAGCGTGCGCAAGGCTACTTCGATACCTTACGCGACGCCCGCGTCATGGCTTTCGCGCCGCCTGCGGTGATGGAACTGGGTAATGCGTCCGGCTTCAACCTGTATCTGCAGGACAATGCCGGCATCGGGCACGATGCGCTGATGGCCGCGCGGAACCAGTTCCTCGGCATGGCTGCGCAGCACCCGGCGCTGACCGCGGTGCGGCCCAACGGATTGGACGACGAGCCGCAGTATCAGCTGTTGATCGACGACGAGCGTGCGCGCGTTCTCGGTGTTTCGTTGAGCGACGTGAACCAGACTCAATCGATTGCCTGGGGCTCGGCGTACGTGAACGATTTCATCGATCGAGGCCGCGTCAAGCGGGTGTATCTGCAAGGCGCAGCCAGCGCGAGGATGAACCCTGAAGATCTGGACAAGTGGTTCGTACGTAACGACCAGGGCGAGATGGTGCCGATGACGGCGTTTGCTTCCGGCGAATGGGTATATGGCTCGCCAAAGCTGTCCCGTTTCAACGGTCTGCCATCGATGGAGATCATGGGTGAGCCGGCGCCAGGTTTCAGCACCGGTGATGCCATGGCTGCTGTGGAGGAACTAGCTGCGCAACTGCCCCCAGGCGTAGGGGTCGCCTGGACGGGGTTGTCCTTCGAAGAGCGTCTCTCGGGCGACCAGGCGCCGATGCTCTATGCGTTGTCGCTGCTGGTGGTCTTCCTCTGCCTTGCGGCGCTGTACGAGAGTTGGTCGATTCCGCTGGTGGTCATGCTGGTCGTGCCGCTTGGGGTGATCGGCGCGCTGCTCGCTACGCTGGGGCGCGGGTTGTCCAACGACGTGTTCTTCCAGGTGGGTCTGCTGACCACGGTTGGCCTGACGGCGAAGAATGCGATTCTGATCGTCGAGTTCGCCAAGGATCTGCACGAGCAAGGCATGAGTCTGTTTGATGCCGCGGTGCAAGCCTGCCGCATGCGGCTGCGCCCGATCGTGATGACTTCACTGGCGTTCACATTGGGGGTAGTGCCGCTTGCCCTGGCCAGTGGTGCAGGCGCCGGCAGCTCGCACGCCATCGGTACAGGCGTGATTGGCGGCATGATCACCGCAACCGTGCTCGCCATCTTCTGGGTGCCGTTGTTCTTCGTGATGGTCTCATCGGTGTTCGGCAGCAAGAAAAAGAAGGCCGCCGCGATTCTGCCTGCCGAACCGATGGAGGGCGCGCTATGA
- a CDS encoding efflux RND transporter periplasmic adaptor subunit: protein MSPIFARTALVPLFVSAALGLGGCRSEASPPAAEQGPPVVGVVTLQAEPFTMTSELPGRTAAYRVAEVRPQVNGIIQKRLFREGSDVAAGQQLYQVDDAVYQSALKSAQAQQLSSKSLADRYELLIKEQAVSRQAYDEARAAKLQAEASLERAQIDLRYTRVLAPISGRIGRSAASEGSLASIGQATAMATIQQIDPIYVDVTQPARDLLALRRDLNEGRLQRAGDNAARVTLELEDGSAYGHAGELEFSEVSVDAGTGSVVLRAVFPNPDRVLMPGMFVRAQLVAGTRDEAILAPQQGITRTPRGTATALVVNQDDVVELRQVTVDRTVGSRWLVSEGLQAGDRLVTEGLQFVQPGTQVKAVPAQNVTAAAPTAAKEG from the coding sequence ATGTCGCCGATCTTCGCTCGGACTGCGCTCGTTCCGCTTTTCGTTTCCGCTGCCCTGGGGCTGGGCGGCTGCCGGAGTGAGGCGAGTCCTCCGGCGGCAGAGCAAGGCCCGCCAGTGGTGGGCGTGGTGACCCTGCAAGCCGAACCTTTCACCATGACCAGCGAGCTCCCGGGCCGCACCGCGGCGTACCGCGTCGCCGAGGTCCGCCCACAGGTGAACGGCATCATCCAGAAGCGACTTTTCCGTGAAGGCAGCGACGTAGCCGCCGGGCAACAGCTGTATCAGGTCGATGACGCCGTCTATCAATCAGCGCTGAAAAGTGCCCAGGCACAGCAGCTGTCGAGCAAGTCGCTGGCCGATCGCTATGAGCTGTTGATCAAGGAACAGGCAGTCAGCCGCCAGGCCTATGACGAAGCCCGGGCTGCGAAACTGCAGGCCGAGGCAAGTCTTGAGCGGGCACAGATCGACCTGCGCTACACCAGAGTACTTGCTCCGATTTCCGGCCGGATTGGCCGGTCTGCCGCGAGCGAAGGATCGCTAGCCAGCATCGGTCAGGCGACCGCCATGGCAACCATCCAGCAAATTGACCCGATCTACGTTGACGTGACACAGCCGGCTCGTGACCTGCTCGCCCTGCGTCGTGACCTCAATGAAGGACGGCTGCAACGCGCGGGCGACAACGCCGCTCGGGTTACGCTGGAGCTGGAAGACGGGAGTGCCTACGGTCATGCCGGGGAGCTTGAGTTTTCTGAAGTATCGGTCGATGCCGGTACGGGGTCAGTGGTGCTACGCGCGGTATTCCCCAATCCCGACCGCGTGCTGATGCCGGGCATGTTCGTCCGTGCGCAGCTGGTGGCCGGCACGCGAGACGAGGCCATTCTGGCGCCGCAGCAGGGGATTACGCGCACGCCTCGTGGCACCGCGACGGCGCTGGTGGTGAATCAGGACGATGTGGTCGAACTGCGGCAGGTGACCGTTGACCGCACCGTGGGTAGTCGCTGGCTGGTCAGCGAAGGCCTGCAGGCTGGTGATCGGCTGGTCACCGAGGGTCTGCAGTTCGTTCAGCCAGGCACCCAGGTGAAAGCGGTACCCGCACAGAACGTAACCGCCGCGGCGCCCACTGCCGCGAAGGAAGGTTGA
- a CDS encoding TetR family transcriptional regulator, with the protein MVRRTKEEALATRSQIIDAAEKCFHNKGLSRTSLADIASAAGVTRGAIYWHFQDKSELLEALLERATMPLQPLEEASLNRNEVDPLARMRDLIIEIFRGVATDSDIRRINEILLHKCEYTDEMCDLRKRMVLFRRSCDDNIAAGLTNAISRQQLPADLDVPLAARCVHSFIVGTIDQWLMCPGHVDLAAQAGSLADAVLDMVRLSTALRRSQ; encoded by the coding sequence ATGGTTAGACGTACCAAAGAAGAGGCACTGGCGACTCGCAGCCAGATCATCGACGCAGCGGAGAAGTGCTTTCACAACAAGGGGCTGTCCCGCACTTCACTGGCTGATATAGCCAGCGCCGCCGGCGTCACCCGTGGCGCCATCTACTGGCACTTCCAGGACAAATCCGAACTGCTCGAGGCCTTGCTCGAGCGCGCCACAATGCCGTTGCAGCCACTGGAAGAAGCCAGTCTGAACAGGAACGAGGTGGACCCGCTGGCGCGCATGCGCGACCTGATCATCGAGATCTTTCGCGGCGTGGCCACCGACTCGGATATCCGCCGGATCAACGAGATTCTTTTGCACAAGTGCGAGTACACCGACGAGATGTGCGACCTGCGCAAACGCATGGTGTTGTTTCGTCGGAGCTGCGACGACAACATCGCCGCAGGGTTGACCAATGCCATCAGCAGGCAGCAGTTGCCGGCCGATCTCGATGTGCCGTTGGCGGCGCGCTGCGTACACAGCTTCATCGTGGGCACCATCGACCAGTGGCTGATGTGCCCGGGCCACGTGGACCTGGCGGCCCAGGCCGGTTCACTGGCCGACGCGGTGCTGGACATGGTCAGACTGAGCACTGCACTTCGGCGTAGCCAGTAG
- the mobA gene encoding molybdenum cofactor guanylyltransferase MobA, producing MTEIDSFTLSAVLLAGGQGSRLGGRDKGLMNWQGRPVAEQLVLRLRHVAYPVVISCNRNEHQYRQWGDALVNDADPGFPGPLAGIVSALATCQTSHLLVIPCDVPQLPVELLKELVARARSQPERVWLIRAGESWQPLISVIPIASQASLAAAWANGQRSPLRWMLSEAHGVLQLPPDDPRLHNANTPGDWPAETHTGS from the coding sequence ATGACCGAGATAGACAGCTTCACGCTCAGTGCCGTGCTGCTTGCTGGCGGCCAGGGCAGTCGGCTCGGCGGGCGCGACAAGGGACTCATGAACTGGCAGGGCCGGCCCGTAGCGGAACAACTTGTTCTGCGCTTGCGGCATGTGGCTTATCCGGTAGTGATCAGCTGCAATCGTAACGAACATCAGTATAGACAGTGGGGGGACGCCCTGGTGAACGATGCCGATCCCGGGTTCCCCGGTCCCCTCGCAGGCATCGTCAGTGCATTGGCGACCTGCCAGACGAGTCATCTGCTGGTGATTCCCTGTGACGTCCCACAACTACCAGTCGAGCTGCTGAAAGAACTGGTGGCCCGGGCGCGCTCCCAGCCCGAGCGGGTCTGGTTGATAAGGGCGGGGGAGAGCTGGCAACCTTTGATCAGCGTCATTCCCATCGCGTCGCAAGCGTCGCTGGCCGCAGCCTGGGCGAATGGTCAGCGTAGTCCTTTGCGCTGGATGTTGAGCGAGGCGCACGGCGTACTCCAGCTTCCTCCGGACGACCCCCGACTTCATAACGCCAATACACCAGGCGACTGGCCTGCCGAGACGCATACCGGGTCGTGA
- the moaB gene encoding molybdenum cofactor biosynthesis protein B, giving the protein MAHNTGDFSPLNIAVLTVSDTRTRDTDTSGQLLVDSISEAEHRVVDRQLEPDDIYRIRAVVSAWIADSDVQVILITGGTGFTGRDSTPEAIAPLLDKTVDGFGELFRHVSWEEIGTSTLQSRALAGLANRTLVVCMPGSTGACRTAWNRILKEQLDSRTRPCNFVQHIAPAPACETRS; this is encoded by the coding sequence ATGGCCCACAATACCGGCGACTTTTCGCCTCTCAACATCGCCGTTCTTACGGTCAGCGATACGCGCACTCGAGACACCGATACCTCCGGTCAACTGCTGGTCGACAGCATCAGCGAGGCCGAGCATCGAGTCGTGGACAGGCAACTGGAACCTGACGACATCTATCGAATCCGCGCCGTGGTATCGGCCTGGATCGCCGATTCCGACGTACAGGTGATACTGATCACCGGCGGCACTGGCTTCACCGGTCGCGATAGCACGCCCGAAGCGATAGCCCCGCTACTGGACAAGACCGTCGATGGTTTCGGCGAGTTGTTCCGCCATGTCTCCTGGGAGGAGATCGGCACGTCCACGTTGCAGTCGCGAGCGCTCGCAGGCCTGGCCAACCGCACGCTGGTGGTCTGCATGCCAGGCTCGACCGGTGCCTGCCGCACCGCCTGGAATCGCATCCTCAAGGAGCAGCTCGATAGCCGCACCCGCCCATGCAACTTCGTGCAGCACATCGCCCCGGCACCTGCCTGCGAGACCCGCTCATGA
- a CDS encoding molybdopterin molybdotransferase MoeA, giving the protein MSLMPVSEALRKLLHSAAGEPPRPCETVELAAALGRVLADPVIASADVPPWDNSAMDGYALHTRDLPRAIDSGLPISQRITAGMAPEPLQPGTCARIFTGAPLPAGADCVEMQENIREEDGTARFAQALRPGQNVRPRGQDLTAGSVVLGAGHVLRPQDLGLIASVGMARVKVCRPLRVAVLSTGNELVEPDQPLGPGQIYNSNRFTIRAALQRLGQDVIDAGILPDDAQQTRECLEQLASDVDVIITSGGVSVGEADYLGQVLRDEGQVDLWKLAIKPGKPFTLGQIADKPVLGLPGNPAASLVTFVLLVKPYLLSRMGVKRTTPLALPIAADFTWDKPGGRDEYARVRVGEGRLQLCGSQSSGMLSTASQADGLALIPAGSIVEAGQLLDFYPFEGLFD; this is encoded by the coding sequence ATGAGCCTGATGCCGGTATCCGAAGCATTGCGCAAGCTGCTGCATAGCGCCGCTGGCGAACCGCCACGCCCTTGCGAGACTGTCGAGTTGGCCGCTGCACTGGGACGCGTACTCGCCGACCCGGTTATTGCCAGTGCCGATGTGCCGCCCTGGGACAACAGCGCCATGGACGGTTACGCACTGCACACGCGCGACCTCCCGCGAGCCATCGACAGCGGGCTGCCTATCAGCCAACGGATCACTGCCGGCATGGCGCCAGAGCCGCTGCAACCAGGCACATGCGCACGCATCTTCACCGGTGCCCCGCTTCCGGCCGGCGCCGACTGTGTCGAGATGCAAGAGAATATCCGCGAAGAAGACGGCACAGCGAGGTTCGCCCAGGCCCTGCGCCCGGGCCAGAACGTTCGACCGCGCGGGCAGGATCTGACCGCGGGCTCGGTAGTACTCGGCGCTGGACACGTCCTGCGACCTCAGGATCTCGGCCTAATCGCATCGGTCGGCATGGCCCGGGTGAAGGTTTGTCGCCCCTTGCGGGTGGCTGTGCTGTCGACCGGTAACGAACTGGTCGAGCCGGACCAACCTCTGGGTCCGGGACAAATATATAACAGCAACCGTTTTACCATCCGCGCGGCTCTGCAGCGGCTCGGCCAGGATGTCATCGATGCGGGGATTCTTCCGGACGACGCGCAGCAAACCCGTGAGTGCCTGGAGCAGCTGGCTAGCGATGTCGACGTGATCATTACGTCCGGCGGTGTGTCGGTCGGCGAAGCGGACTACCTCGGCCAGGTGTTGCGGGACGAGGGACAGGTCGATTTGTGGAAGCTGGCGATCAAGCCGGGCAAGCCCTTTACCCTGGGGCAGATCGCTGACAAACCGGTGCTCGGCCTGCCGGGTAATCCGGCCGCCTCACTGGTGACCTTCGTACTACTGGTCAAGCCGTATCTGTTAAGCAGAATGGGGGTCAAACGCACCACGCCGCTGGCGTTGCCGATCGCTGCGGATTTCACTTGGGACAAACCGGGCGGACGCGATGAATATGCCCGCGTACGAGTTGGCGAAGGGCGTTTGCAGCTGTGCGGTAGCCAGAGCTCCGGCATGCTGAGCACTGCCAGCCAGGCCGACGGCTTGGCGCTGATCCCGGCTGGCTCGATTGTCGAGGCCGGTCAACTGCTCGACTTCTATCCGTTCGAAGGGCTGTTCGACTGA
- the grxD gene encoding Grx4 family monothiol glutaredoxin has translation MDIIDTIKEQIANNPVLIYMKGAPNAPQCGFSARAVQALMASGEKFAYVDILQNPDIRTNLPKYANWPTFPQLWINGELVGGSDIILELHESGELQTMIKSATATEQ, from the coding sequence ATGGATATCATCGATACCATCAAAGAACAGATCGCCAACAACCCGGTGCTGATCTACATGAAAGGCGCCCCGAATGCTCCGCAGTGCGGTTTTTCTGCGCGTGCTGTTCAGGCGTTGATGGCAAGCGGCGAAAAGTTCGCCTATGTGGACATTCTGCAAAACCCGGACATCCGCACCAATCTGCCCAAGTACGCGAACTGGCCGACCTTTCCGCAGCTGTGGATCAACGGCGAACTGGTAGGCGGCAGCGACATCATCCTCGAACTCCACGAGTCGGGTGAGCTGCAGACCATGATCAAGTCGGCGACTGCCACCGAACAGTAA
- the argF gene encoding ornithine carbamoyltransferase: MTVRHFLSLMDCSPTELTSLLKRGIELKSLHRQGVVYEPLKNRVLGMIFEKASTRTRVSFEAGMIQLGGQAIFLSPRDTQLGRGEPVDDCARVLSSMCDAMMIRTFAHETLETFASYSQVPVINGLSDDLHPCQLLADMQTFLEQRGSIQGKTVAWVGDGNNMCNTFVQAAVQFDFQLRVACPEGYEPDHKFLDQAGDRVTITRDPREAVAGAHLVNTDVWASMGQEDEAEARLKRFKPYQVTPELLDAADESVLFMHCLPAHRGEEVDADVMNDPRCVVWDQAENRLHAQKALVEFLLVD; encoded by the coding sequence ATGACTGTACGGCATTTCCTTTCGTTGATGGACTGCTCCCCTACGGAGCTGACCAGCCTGCTCAAGCGGGGCATCGAGCTCAAATCTCTGCATCGCCAGGGCGTCGTTTACGAGCCGCTGAAAAACCGCGTGCTCGGGATGATCTTCGAAAAGGCCTCGACCCGTACCCGCGTTTCCTTCGAAGCCGGCATGATTCAGCTTGGCGGGCAGGCGATCTTCCTGTCGCCGCGCGATACCCAACTTGGTCGTGGCGAACCGGTCGATGATTGCGCACGGGTGCTCTCGAGCATGTGCGATGCGATGATGATCCGCACCTTCGCCCATGAGACCTTGGAAACCTTCGCCAGCTACTCCCAGGTCCCGGTAATCAATGGCCTGAGCGATGACCTGCATCCCTGCCAGCTGCTGGCCGACATGCAGACGTTCCTCGAACAGCGTGGTTCGATCCAGGGCAAGACAGTGGCATGGGTCGGTGATGGCAACAACATGTGCAATACCTTCGTCCAGGCTGCGGTCCAGTTCGACTTCCAGCTGCGTGTAGCCTGCCCCGAGGGTTACGAGCCGGACCATAAGTTTCTCGATCAGGCCGGCGATCGCGTGACTATCACACGGGACCCGCGCGAAGCGGTGGCTGGTGCGCATCTGGTCAATACCGACGTGTGGGCATCGATGGGCCAGGAAGACGAAGCCGAAGCACGCCTCAAGCGCTTCAAGCCCTACCAGGTCACACCTGAACTGCTCGACGCCGCAGACGAATCGGTACTGTTCATGCACTGCCTGCCTGCACACCGGGGCGAGGAAGTCGACGCTGACGTGATGAACGATCCCCGCTGCGTTGTCTGGGACCAGGCGGAAAACCGGCTGCATGCGCAGAAGGCTCTGGTGGAATTCCTCCTCGTCGATTAA
- a CDS encoding ABC transporter ATP-binding protein, with translation MADNGIILELNRLGCGYDGHKVVSDLNIHLRAGDIGCLLGPSGCGKTTTLRAIAGFEPISDGEIRLDGEVISSPARRLPPEQRRIGMVFQDYALFPHLSVQDNIAFGIHRDPARKRVVQELLEMVKLSHFGKRYPHELSGGQQQRVALARALAPDPKLLLLDEPFSNLDGELRRRLSSEVRDILKQRGTSALLVTHDQNEAFSVSDHVGVLKDGRLQQWDTPYNLYHEPITPFVASFIGQGYFIRGQLLTPDTVQTELGIIRGNRAYQLPAGSAVDVLLRPDDIVGDEDSTLRGTVVAKTFLGAATLYRLQLPTGSVLEAIFPSHADHALGDAVGIRVAADHLVIFAAQGSVNVHAQLPLEQVLDPGSTDSI, from the coding sequence ATGGCCGATAACGGCATCATCCTCGAGCTCAATCGCCTGGGGTGCGGGTACGACGGGCACAAGGTCGTTTCCGATCTGAACATTCACTTGCGCGCCGGCGACATCGGCTGCCTGCTCGGTCCCTCGGGCTGCGGCAAGACCACGACATTGCGTGCAATCGCCGGCTTCGAGCCGATCAGCGACGGCGAGATCCGTCTGGATGGCGAGGTCATTTCGTCCCCCGCCCGTCGGCTCCCCCCGGAGCAGCGCCGCATCGGCATGGTGTTCCAGGATTACGCGCTGTTCCCGCACCTTTCGGTTCAGGACAATATCGCATTCGGAATCCATCGCGATCCAGCTCGCAAGCGGGTGGTGCAGGAACTCCTCGAGATGGTCAAACTCTCGCACTTCGGCAAGCGTTATCCGCACGAACTGTCAGGCGGTCAGCAGCAGCGCGTCGCGCTCGCCCGCGCTCTGGCACCCGACCCCAAACTGCTGCTGCTCGACGAACCCTTTTCCAACCTCGATGGTGAGCTACGCAGACGGCTGTCCAGCGAAGTACGGGACATACTCAAGCAACGCGGCACCAGCGCCCTGCTCGTCACCCATGACCAGAACGAGGCGTTTTCCGTTTCCGATCACGTTGGCGTGCTCAAGGACGGTCGCCTGCAGCAATGGGATACACCATACAATCTTTACCATGAACCGATCACACCATTCGTGGCCAGTTTCATCGGACAGGGCTATTTCATTCGCGGGCAGCTGCTGACACCGGATACCGTTCAGACCGAACTGGGCATCATCCGTGGCAACCGCGCCTACCAACTGCCTGCTGGCAGCGCAGTTGACGTCCTGTTGCGGCCAGACGATATCGTCGGTGATGAGGACAGCACCCTGCGCGGGACTGTGGTCGCCAAGACGTTCCTTGGCGCCGCCACGCTATACCGGCTTCAGTTGCCCACCGGAAGCGTGCTGGAGGCGATCTTTCCGAGTCACGCTGACCACGCGTTGGGCGACGCAGTCGGCATTCGCGTGGCGGCAGACCATTTGGTGATCTTCGCCGCCCAGGGCAGCGTCAACGTGCATGCTCAGCTACCGCTGGAGCAGGTTCTCGATCCCGGCTCGACCGACTCCATCTGA